The proteins below come from a single Streptomyces sp. B3I8 genomic window:
- a CDS encoding quinone-dependent dihydroorotate dehydrogenase, whose protein sequence is MYPLFFRLVFSRLDPERAHHLAMRWIRLVARVPVLRTLVAAALAPRHRELRTEALGLRLHSPFGLAAGFDKNAVAIDGLAMLGFDHVEIGTVTGEPQPGNPRKRLFRLVPDRALINRMGFNNDGSAAVAARLAARTPVFRTVLGVNIGKTKVVPEGEAVADYVKSAERLAPHADYLVVNVSSPNTPGLRDLQATEALRPLLTAVREAADHAVTGRRVPLLVKIAPDLADEDVDAVADLAVELGLDGIIATNTTVAREGLGLRADASVVRETGGLSGAPLKERSLEVLRRLYARVGDRVTLVGVGGIEDAEDAWRRILAGATLVQGYSAFIYQGPFWGRSVHKGLAARLRTSPYPSLADAVGADVRNPA, encoded by the coding sequence ATGTACCCGCTCTTCTTCCGGCTCGTCTTCTCCCGCCTGGACCCGGAACGCGCGCACCACCTGGCAATGCGCTGGATCCGCCTCGTCGCCCGCGTCCCCGTCCTGCGCACGCTCGTCGCGGCGGCCCTCGCCCCCCGCCACAGGGAACTGCGCACCGAGGCGCTGGGGCTGCGCCTGCACAGCCCTTTCGGGCTCGCCGCGGGCTTCGACAAGAACGCCGTCGCGATCGACGGACTGGCGATGCTCGGCTTCGACCACGTCGAGATCGGCACCGTCACCGGCGAGCCCCAGCCCGGCAACCCGAGGAAGCGGCTGTTCCGCCTGGTGCCGGACCGGGCGCTGATCAACCGCATGGGCTTCAACAACGACGGCTCCGCCGCCGTCGCCGCCCGCCTGGCCGCCCGCACCCCCGTCTTCCGGACGGTGCTCGGCGTCAACATCGGCAAGACCAAGGTCGTCCCGGAGGGGGAGGCCGTCGCCGACTACGTGAAGTCCGCCGAACGGCTCGCCCCGCACGCCGACTACCTCGTCGTCAACGTCTCCTCGCCCAACACCCCCGGCCTGCGCGATCTTCAGGCCACCGAGGCGCTGCGCCCGCTGCTGACCGCCGTCCGGGAGGCCGCCGACCACGCGGTGACCGGGCGCCGCGTGCCCCTGCTGGTCAAGATCGCGCCCGACCTGGCCGACGAGGACGTGGACGCCGTCGCCGACCTCGCCGTGGAACTCGGCCTCGACGGGATCATCGCCACCAACACCACCGTCGCCCGCGAGGGCCTCGGCCTGCGCGCCGACGCCTCCGTGGTGAGGGAGACCGGCGGCCTGTCCGGTGCCCCGCTCAAGGAACGCTCCCTCGAGGTGCTGCGCCGCCTCTACGCGCGCGTGGGCGACCGCGTCACCCTGGTCGGCGTCGGCGGCATCGAGGACGCCGAGGACGCCTGGCGGCGCATCCTGGCCGGCGCCACCCTGGTCCAGGGCTACAGCGCCTTCATCTACCAGGGCCCCTTCTGGGGCCGCTCCGTCCACAAGGGTCTCGCCGCGCGCCTGCGCACCAGCCCGTACCCGTCCCTCGCCGACGCGGTCGGCGCCGACGTGAGGAACCCCGCATGA